The Prevotella sp. E9-3 genome has a window encoding:
- the sufB gene encoding Fe-S cluster assembly protein SufB: protein MAEDNELVRRIAEQKYEFGFTTDVHTEVIPVGLNEDVVRLISQKKGEPEWMLEFRLKAFNYWKEQTEPKWGHVHVPPIDYQAISYYADPTAKKSKDSNSGSKIDPELEKTFDKLGIPLEERLALSGNTAVDAIMDSVSVKTTFKETLREKGVIFCSIGDAIKEHPELVKQYLGSVVPYKDNYFAALNSAVFSDGSFVYIPKGVRCPMELSSYFRINARNTGQFERTLIIADDDSYVSYLEGCTAPMRDENQLHAAIVEIIVKDRAEVKYSTVQNWYPGDENGKGGVLNLVTKRGDLRGVDSKLSWTQVETGSAITWKYPSCILRGDNSTAEFYSVAVTNNYQEADTGTKMIHIGRNTKSTIISKGISAGHSQNSYRGLVRAAATAENARNYSSCDSLLLGSDCGAHTFPYMDVKNPTAIFEHEATTSKISEDQLFYCNQRGIPTEQAVGLIVNGYAKDVLNKLPMEFAVEARKLLSVSLEGTVG from the coding sequence ATGGCAGAAGACAACGAATTAGTGCGGCGCATTGCCGAACAGAAGTATGAGTTCGGCTTCACCACCGATGTCCATACAGAAGTAATCCCTGTTGGACTTAATGAAGATGTGGTGCGCCTCATTTCCCAGAAGAAGGGCGAACCGGAATGGATGCTGGAGTTCCGTTTGAAGGCATTTAATTATTGGAAGGAACAGACTGAACCCAAATGGGGACATGTGCACGTTCCGCCTATCGACTATCAGGCCATCAGCTACTATGCTGACCCGACAGCCAAGAAATCGAAAGACAGCAACTCTGGTTCTAAGATTGATCCTGAACTCGAGAAAACATTCGACAAACTGGGTATTCCCTTGGAAGAGCGTCTGGCGCTGAGTGGCAATACCGCCGTTGATGCTATTATGGACTCTGTCTCTGTGAAGACAACCTTTAAGGAGACGCTTCGCGAGAAAGGTGTTATTTTCTGTTCCATCGGTGATGCTATCAAAGAGCATCCTGAACTGGTGAAACAGTATCTCGGTTCTGTTGTTCCCTATAAAGACAATTATTTTGCAGCACTCAACTCAGCCGTCTTTTCGGATGGCTCATTTGTTTATATCCCCAAAGGCGTACGCTGTCCGATGGAGTTGAGCAGCTATTTCCGCATCAATGCACGTAATACCGGCCAGTTTGAACGTACACTCATCATTGCCGATGACGATTCGTATGTTTCCTATCTGGAAGGCTGTACGGCTCCTATGCGCGATGAGAACCAGTTGCATGCTGCTATTGTCGAAATCATTGTGAAGGACCGTGCCGAAGTGAAGTATTCTACCGTGCAGAACTGGTATCCTGGCGATGAGAACGGAAAAGGCGGTGTGCTGAACCTTGTGACCAAGCGAGGCGATTTGCGCGGTGTGGATTCCAAACTCTCTTGGACACAGGTAGAGACAGGCTCTGCCATCACATGGAAATATCCTTCTTGTATTCTTCGTGGCGACAACTCCACCGCTGAGTTCTATTCCGTAGCCGTTACCAACAACTATCAGGAGGCTGACACCGGCACGAAGATGATTCATATAGGAAGGAACACCAAGTCAACCATCATCTCGAAAGGTATCTCTGCCGGACATTCACAGAACAGCTATCGCGGACTGGTGCGCGCCGCTGCTACTGCCGAGAATGCCCGTAACTACTCTTCGTGCGACTCGCTGCTCTTAGGCAGTGACTGTGGTGCTCACACCTTCCCCTATATGGATGTGAAGAATCCCACAGCCATTTTCGAACACGAAGCCACTACCTCGAAAATTTCTGAAGACCAGCTGTTCTACTGCAACCAGCGTGGCATTCCCACCGAACAGGCGGTAGGCCTTATCGTTAATGGCTATGCCAAGGATGTGCTCAACAAGCTTCCCATGGAGTTTGCCGTTGAGGCCCGCAAACTGCTTAGTGTCTCACTGGAGGGAACAGTAGGATAA
- a CDS encoding RsiV family protein, with translation MNKTSFFAVMLMLTVTFLSGNTSCSSSSSSSSEVAMETETLQCEDSAAHAYLSMNIQLPLASDEASSAIRQKLLEDMGNYLTRVTSYESGENFPMYNGDEADSKAILEYYKTQLIELFGRESQQDADERASYLKEDSTLSDDERSSILAEMPKWEYNYRLEMIADTMNYVVFLSQDYIYMGGAHGGVSGNGALTFDKQTGQFIEHLIDSTAVEALQPLLIEGLQQYYADSEVTMTKEELLEHLLIEGDQIPLPAYEPYPSKDGLVFTYQQYEIASYAEGMPSFVIPYEKIAPFMTPEAKKVCGVNTK, from the coding sequence ATGAATAAAACTTCTTTTTTTGCAGTAATGCTAATGCTTACTGTAACTTTCCTCTCGGGAAATACCTCTTGTAGTTCCTCTTCCTCTTCATCATCTGAGGTGGCCATGGAAACGGAAACCCTGCAATGCGAGGACTCTGCGGCCCATGCTTATCTGAGCATGAACATCCAACTGCCTTTAGCCAGCGACGAGGCATCCTCGGCCATCCGTCAGAAACTGTTGGAGGATATGGGCAATTATCTCACCCGTGTCACTTCCTATGAGAGCGGAGAGAACTTCCCAATGTACAATGGCGATGAGGCTGACTCGAAAGCTATTCTCGAATATTATAAAACCCAGCTTATCGAATTGTTCGGGCGTGAATCTCAGCAGGATGCCGACGAACGCGCTTCCTATCTGAAAGAGGATAGCACGCTCAGTGACGATGAACGCAGTAGCATACTAGCCGAGATGCCCAAATGGGAGTATAACTACCGCCTGGAAATGATTGCCGACACGATGAACTATGTGGTGTTCCTTTCTCAGGATTATATCTATATGGGAGGAGCCCATGGCGGAGTGAGCGGCAACGGTGCCCTGACCTTCGACAAGCAGACGGGGCAGTTCATCGAGCATTTAATTGATTCTACGGCTGTCGAGGCTCTTCAGCCTTTGCTGATAGAAGGATTGCAGCAGTATTATGCCGATTCCGAGGTGACCATGACCAAGGAAGAGTTGCTCGAACATCTGCTCATAGAGGGCGACCAGATTCCCCTTCCTGCCTACGAGCCTTATCCGTCCAAGGATGGACTCGTGTTCACCTATCAGCAGTACGAGATAGCCAGTTATGCCGAGGGCATGCCTTCGTTCGTCATCCCCTACGAGAAAATAGCTCCTTTTATGACTCCGGAAGCTAAAAAAGTTTGCGGCGTTAATACAAAGTAA
- a CDS encoding SpoIIE family protein phosphatase: MTKAKKKTKIHSFANRLSWWMAFTLLFSMGFVSYCVYKLGAVIVEEELVSHSITLRDLEVEKIRRTLSDFYVGVSNHVPEIEESLDRPDRLFKLMERVINENKGVRSCGMCFKADYYPQKGRSFCPYAMRTDEGQVKSFNLSAEQYDYLEMEWFTEALKSDTGYWSKPFLDGYEADVPLISYLIPIRDRQGQTVAVLGADLSLEGLNRRVEEVSTKVLLNLFVDDNEDDNEDDDERDKQDKKHSGSKYAYSFIITEDGTYLAHPKKERIYHHNYFEDVKSSPDTMATFIGKKMVNGQKGNTYEDLDETIYLDDSDHSYYVFYAPIKHTGWSLAVVQSSELIQYLPIVIGVLFLLLIFFGLFVLNLVSRIVIKQSVKPLKLLAYSAEEVAKGNFNTPLPKIRHKDEIWLLRNSFETMQHSLASYIRELTDTTTAKVSIERDLQIAHTIQMALLPKTFPPFPERSDIDVYGLVRPAKEVGGDLFDFFIRDEKLFFCIGDVSGKGIPASLFMAITRTLFRNVASHETEPNKIVAAINRSVSDGNGENMFVTLFVGVLNLTDGHLLYCNAGHDAPMLVDKDDITFLQCDANLPVGVFDSSAYSLQETVLQADSTIFLYTDGLNEAENSAHMQFGQQRMVTLVETLQSEGAVHPEKLVERMRKAVKSFVENAEQSDDLTMLAIQRKK, translated from the coding sequence ATGACTAAAGCAAAGAAGAAAACAAAGATACATTCTTTTGCCAACCGCCTGTCCTGGTGGATGGCTTTCACCCTGTTGTTCAGCATGGGCTTTGTTTCCTATTGTGTCTACAAATTGGGGGCTGTTATAGTCGAAGAAGAGTTGGTGAGTCATAGTATTACCCTACGAGATCTGGAGGTTGAGAAAATTCGGCGCACTCTCTCCGATTTCTATGTAGGCGTCAGCAATCATGTGCCTGAGATAGAAGAAAGTCTGGATCGTCCAGATCGTCTTTTCAAACTTATGGAGCGTGTGATCAACGAGAATAAGGGCGTACGTAGTTGCGGTATGTGCTTCAAGGCCGACTACTACCCCCAGAAAGGCCGTTCTTTCTGTCCTTATGCCATGCGCACCGATGAGGGGCAGGTGAAGAGTTTTAATCTGAGTGCTGAACAGTATGACTATCTGGAAATGGAATGGTTTACGGAAGCATTGAAGAGCGATACTGGCTATTGGTCGAAACCGTTCCTCGATGGCTATGAGGCCGATGTGCCGTTGATCTCTTACCTCATTCCTATTCGCGACCGTCAGGGACAGACTGTCGCCGTGCTGGGTGCCGACCTTTCGTTGGAAGGGTTGAACCGCCGTGTAGAGGAAGTCAGCACAAAGGTACTGTTAAATCTTTTCGTGGATGACAATGAGGATGACAATGAGGATGACGATGAAAGAGATAAGCAAGATAAGAAACATTCGGGTAGTAAGTATGCTTATAGTTTCATCATTACTGAAGACGGTACCTATTTGGCTCATCCCAAAAAGGAGCGCATCTATCATCATAACTATTTTGAAGATGTCAAGTCGTCACCCGATACAATGGCCACCTTCATAGGCAAGAAGATGGTAAATGGCCAAAAAGGAAATACCTACGAAGATTTGGATGAAACCATCTATCTTGACGACAGCGACCATTCTTATTATGTGTTCTATGCGCCTATCAAGCACACGGGCTGGTCGCTCGCTGTAGTTCAGTCGTCAGAATTGATACAATATTTACCCATTGTGATAGGTGTTTTGTTCCTTTTGTTGATTTTCTTCGGACTTTTCGTTTTGAACCTGGTGAGTCGCATTGTGATAAAGCAAAGTGTCAAACCATTGAAACTGCTGGCCTATTCAGCCGAGGAAGTGGCAAAAGGCAATTTCAATACCCCTCTGCCAAAAATTCGCCATAAGGACGAGATATGGCTGTTGCGTAACTCTTTTGAGACCATGCAGCATTCATTGGCTTCGTATATCCGCGAACTGACGGATACCACTACTGCGAAAGTATCGATAGAGCGCGATCTGCAGATTGCCCATACCATTCAGATGGCCTTGCTTCCAAAGACCTTCCCGCCTTTCCCGGAACGCTCTGATATTGATGTCTATGGATTGGTTCGACCCGCCAAGGAGGTGGGGGGCGACCTTTTCGACTTCTTTATACGCGATGAGAAACTTTTCTTCTGTATTGGTGACGTGTCGGGAAAAGGCATACCTGCATCACTGTTCATGGCTATCACGCGTACGCTATTCAGAAATGTAGCCTCGCACGAGACAGAGCCCAACAAGATTGTTGCAGCCATCAACCGTTCTGTATCGGATGGCAATGGCGAAAACATGTTTGTCACACTCTTTGTCGGCGTGTTGAACCTGACCGATGGACACCTGCTCTATTGTAATGCCGGACATGATGCTCCCATGCTGGTAGATAAGGATGATATCACCTTCCTCCAGTGCGATGCCAACCTTCCTGTCGGTGTCTTTGACTCATCAGCCTACTCCTTGCAAGAGACCGTGCTGCAGGCCGATTCCACCATCTTCCTCTATACCGACGGACTGAACGAGGCAGAGAACAGTGCTCACATGCAGTTTGGACAGCAGCGTATGGTGACACTGGTGGAAACCTTGCAAAGTGAAGGAGCCGTGCATCCTGAAAAACTGGTTGAGCGTATGAGAAAGGCAGTAAAATCCTTTGTGGAGAATGCCGAACAAAGTGATGACTTGACCATGCTGGCCATTCAACGAAAGAAATAA
- the sufC gene encoding Fe-S cluster assembly ATPase SufC encodes MLEVRNLHARIGDKEILRGINLTIKDGETHAIMGPNGSGKSTLSAVLVGNPLYEVTEGEAFFNGKNLLEMKPEDRAHEGLFLSFQYPVEIPGVPMSQFLKAAVNEKRKYQGLPELKANEFLKLMRDKQKIVQLDNKLANRSVNEGFSGGEKKRNEIFQMAMLEPKLSILDETDSGLDVDAMRIVAEGVNMLKTPETSTIVITHYDRLLEMIRPDVVHVLYKGQIVKTAGPELAQEIQERGYDWIKSPLS; translated from the coding sequence ATGTTAGAAGTTAGAAATCTGCATGCCCGCATTGGTGATAAAGAGATTCTGCGCGGCATTAATCTCACAATTAAAGACGGCGAGACACATGCCATCATGGGTCCTAACGGCTCTGGTAAGTCAACACTCTCGGCTGTGCTCGTAGGCAACCCCCTCTATGAGGTAACCGAAGGTGAGGCTTTCTTCAATGGCAAGAACCTGCTGGAGATGAAGCCTGAAGACCGTGCTCATGAGGGACTCTTCCTCTCGTTCCAGTATCCTGTTGAGATTCCTGGTGTTCCGATGAGTCAGTTCCTCAAGGCTGCCGTCAATGAGAAGCGCAAATATCAGGGACTGCCTGAACTGAAGGCTAATGAGTTCCTGAAACTGATGCGTGACAAACAGAAAATCGTGCAGTTGGACAACAAACTGGCCAACCGTTCGGTGAACGAAGGCTTCAGTGGAGGTGAGAAAAAGCGCAACGAGATTTTCCAGATGGCCATGCTCGAGCCCAAGCTCTCTATCCTCGATGAGACCGACTCTGGTCTGGATGTAGATGCCATGCGTATTGTGGCTGAAGGCGTGAACATGCTGAAGACACCAGAGACTTCTACCATCGTGATCACCCACTACGACCGTTTGCTCGAGATGATTCGTCCCGACGTGGTGCACGTTCTCTACAAGGGTCAGATAGTAAAGACTGCCGGTCCTGAACTGGCTCAGGAGATTCAGGAACGTGGCTATGACTGGATTAAAAGCCCCCTAAGTTAG
- the infB gene encoding translation initiation factor IF-2, which translates to MGIRLNKVLTELNIGLQTAVDFLKNKKSLGEIRDDATPNTKITDEQYEALVGQFSGDKAVKTQAANLFPKKEKKRPVNTDSQSEVTKTKTEERVQQPRQQFTPLGKIDLDSIAKPKPAPAEKKTESQSLSKAAAESPVEVKAQAEVKPEPKAAPAEKVQPVVKEEPKAEVKKAEPVKETPVAKKTEEKPVEKPAAQPVQKVEKVVEVAPAEEDATGDGPEIYTLKSESKLAPKVNVLGKIDLSTLNQSTRPKKKSKEEKRKQREEKAAQLRGGVPGQGGEKRKRERIRNGKVDIEEAAKQTQNQQGQGKKKNKGGNQNFSDQGQNQQGGKNKKKQKQPVKPIEANEEDVARQVKETLARLTSKTNQNKKGAKYRKEKRDAVQERMSEEMAAEAAQSKVLKLTEFVTVSELATMMDVPVVKVIGTCMSVGIMVSINQRLNAETINLVADEFGFTTEYVSAEVQEAITEEADDENDLMNRAPIVTVMGHVDHGKTSLLDFIRNTNVIAGEAGGITQHIGAYNVKLKDGRQITFLDTPGHEAFTAMRARGAQVTDIAIIIIAADDSVMPTTKEAIAHAQAANVPMVFAINKIDKPGANPDKIREDLANMNLLVEEWGGKYQCQEISAKKGLGVDELLEKVLLEAEMLDLKANPNRKATGSIIESSLDKGRGYVSTVLVSNGTLKVGDVVIAGTAWGKIKAMFNERNQRIESAGPAEPAIILGLNGAPTAGDSFHVMESEQEAREIANKRIQLQREQSLRTTTKLGLDELSHRIALGEFHELNIIVKGDTDGSIEALSDSFIKLSTEKVQVNVISKAVGQISENDVMLASASQAIIVGFQVRPSADARRLAEREGVEINTYSIIYDAIDEVKSTMQGMLDKVKKEVVSGMIEVKQVFKISKVGTVAGGLVTEGKVHSKDKARVIRDGIVVHTANIDALKRYKDDAKEVATGLECGISLVNFNDIQVGDMIETFTEIEVEQKL; encoded by the coding sequence ATGGGAATAAGACTAAATAAAGTATTAACAGAATTGAATATAGGACTTCAAACGGCAGTTGATTTCCTGAAAAATAAGAAGAGTCTTGGCGAAATTCGCGACGACGCTACCCCAAATACCAAAATCACGGACGAACAGTACGAGGCTCTGGTAGGGCAGTTCAGTGGCGATAAGGCTGTAAAGACCCAGGCTGCAAACCTTTTCCCCAAAAAGGAAAAGAAGCGACCCGTGAACACGGATTCACAGTCTGAGGTGACCAAGACCAAGACCGAGGAGCGTGTACAACAGCCACGTCAGCAGTTTACTCCCCTTGGTAAGATTGATCTTGACAGCATCGCTAAGCCCAAACCAGCACCTGCTGAAAAGAAAACTGAGTCTCAATCCTTGTCAAAGGCTGCTGCCGAGAGCCCCGTTGAGGTGAAAGCTCAGGCTGAGGTGAAGCCCGAACCAAAGGCTGCTCCCGCAGAGAAGGTGCAGCCGGTGGTGAAGGAGGAACCCAAAGCCGAGGTGAAGAAAGCTGAACCTGTTAAGGAAACTCCTGTTGCTAAGAAAACGGAGGAAAAACCTGTAGAAAAGCCTGCTGCTCAGCCCGTTCAGAAAGTTGAGAAAGTAGTTGAGGTTGCTCCTGCTGAAGAGGATGCAACCGGTGACGGCCCGGAAATCTACACACTGAAGAGCGAGTCAAAACTGGCTCCAAAGGTGAACGTGCTGGGCAAGATAGACCTCTCAACCCTCAACCAGAGCACCCGTCCGAAGAAAAAGTCGAAAGAGGAAAAGCGCAAGCAGCGTGAGGAAAAGGCTGCTCAGCTGCGTGGCGGTGTTCCCGGACAAGGCGGCGAGAAGCGCAAGCGTGAAAGAATCCGCAATGGCAAGGTTGATATAGAAGAGGCTGCAAAACAGACTCAGAACCAGCAGGGCCAGGGAAAGAAAAAGAATAAGGGCGGCAATCAGAACTTCAGCGACCAGGGTCAGAACCAGCAGGGTGGCAAGAACAAGAAGAAGCAGAAGCAGCCCGTGAAGCCCATCGAGGCCAACGAAGAGGATGTAGCACGCCAGGTAAAAGAAACACTGGCCCGTCTTACTTCGAAGACCAACCAGAACAAGAAGGGCGCCAAATACCGTAAGGAAAAGCGTGATGCCGTTCAGGAGCGCATGAGCGAGGAAATGGCAGCAGAGGCAGCACAGAGCAAAGTGCTGAAACTGACTGAGTTCGTGACTGTTTCCGAGTTGGCTACGATGATGGACGTGCCCGTGGTAAAGGTCATCGGAACCTGTATGTCGGTAGGCATCATGGTGTCTATCAACCAGCGTCTGAATGCTGAGACCATCAATCTGGTAGCCGATGAGTTCGGCTTTACTACTGAATATGTATCTGCAGAAGTTCAGGAGGCCATCACCGAAGAGGCTGATGATGAGAACGATCTGATGAATCGCGCACCTATTGTTACCGTGATGGGTCACGTTGACCACGGTAAGACATCGCTGCTCGACTTTATCCGCAATACCAACGTGATTGCCGGTGAGGCCGGTGGTATTACCCAGCACATCGGTGCCTACAACGTGAAGTTGAAGGACGGTCGTCAGATCACCTTCCTCGACACCCCTGGTCACGAGGCATTTACTGCTATGCGTGCCCGTGGTGCTCAGGTGACCGATATCGCCATCATTATCATTGCTGCCGATGACTCGGTGATGCCTACCACCAAGGAGGCTATCGCCCATGCACAGGCTGCCAATGTGCCGATGGTGTTTGCTATCAACAAGATTGATAAGCCCGGTGCCAATCCCGATAAGATTCGTGAAGACCTGGCCAATATGAACCTGCTTGTAGAAGAGTGGGGCGGTAAGTACCAGTGTCAGGAAATATCAGCCAAGAAAGGCCTGGGCGTTGACGAACTGCTGGAAAAAGTGCTCCTGGAGGCTGAGATGCTCGATTTGAAGGCAAATCCGAATCGTAAGGCTACCGGTTCAATCATTGAAAGCTCGCTCGACAAGGGCCGTGGCTATGTATCGACCGTACTGGTGTCGAACGGTACACTGAAGGTGGGCGATGTGGTGATTGCCGGAACAGCTTGGGGTAAGATCAAGGCCATGTTCAACGAGCGTAATCAGCGCATTGAGAGTGCCGGTCCTGCCGAACCAGCTATTATCTTGGGTCTGAACGGTGCTCCTACTGCCGGTGATTCCTTCCATGTGATGGAGAGCGAGCAGGAAGCACGTGAAATAGCCAATAAGCGTATCCAGTTGCAGCGTGAGCAGAGTCTGCGCACAACCACCAAACTGGGTCTTGACGAACTGTCGCACCGTATCGCACTGGGTGAGTTCCACGAACTGAATATCATCGTGAAGGGTGATACCGACGGTTCTATCGAGGCACTCTCCGACTCGTTCATCAAACTGAGCACCGAGAAGGTACAGGTAAATGTGATTTCAAAGGCAGTGGGTCAGATTTCAGAGAACGATGTGATGCTGGCCAGCGCTTCTCAGGCTATCATCGTAGGCTTCCAGGTACGTCCAAGTGCCGATGCCCGTAGATTGGCCGAGCGTGAAGGCGTTGAAATCAACACCTACTCTATCATCTACGATGCTATTGACGAGGTGAAGAGCACCATGCAGGGCATGCTCGACAAGGTGAAGAAGGAAGTAGTGTCGGGTATGATTGAAGTGAAGCAGGTGTTCAAGATTTCCAAGGTGGGTACTGTGGCCGGTGGTCTGGTGACCGAAGGCAAGGTACACAGCAAGGACAAGGCTCGCGTGATTCGCGACGGTATTGTAGTTCACACCGCCAATATCGATGCCCTGAAGCGCTACAAGGACGATGCCAAGGAAGTGGCAACTGGCTTGGAGTGTGGTATCTCGCTGGTTAACTTCAACGACATTCAGGTGGGCGATATGATTGAAACGTTCACTGAGATCGAAGTAGAACAGAAACTGTAA